One genomic segment of Anaerosporomusa subterranea includes these proteins:
- a CDS encoding DUF2935 domain-containing protein, with translation MTRPPVQPSDSRPGISVNLEELKFWLSIMQEHALFIKAGLPANRKEAIQQAQEFYRIFGALLAKAAEISSEKKFKELIRQSAEKVEEFYRFKRRLLQIALRGELGGTLYPSLLDHFSREAEYFLRLLESMNDCKAFRLWPKTKEVSFWIRLMSDHSDFIRQMLDPSEVILIETTEGFTSEFDGLFRQSVDFSSMLRGATGGVPAFGRFLQDSRVAGMRLRDFKRALHCMLEEKKVLGLMSPLFADHVRREADHFLMIAAMLENDMQTSGYTGANSVIMPMAEEDIEEAMVDMEVGEPATEATVIMPNTSTVIANNLAAEAKLAALKQKAMQTDCEAPQYQQNIGFDSEVLEEIDDDEPIMAPVVPPVNTPNSPSKNKYTWSTAWPRPLGEEK, from the coding sequence ATGACGAGACCGCCAGTACAGCCTAGTGACAGCCGTCCGGGTATTTCGGTGAATCTGGAAGAGCTAAAGTTCTGGCTGTCCATAATGCAGGAACATGCTCTGTTTATTAAAGCAGGGCTGCCTGCCAATAGAAAAGAAGCGATTCAACAAGCCCAAGAATTCTACCGTATCTTTGGCGCGCTGCTCGCTAAAGCCGCTGAAATCAGTAGTGAAAAGAAATTTAAAGAATTGATTCGACAGTCAGCGGAGAAGGTCGAAGAGTTTTACCGTTTCAAGCGCCGTTTATTGCAAATAGCGTTACGCGGTGAGTTAGGCGGAACGCTGTATCCGTCGCTGCTAGATCACTTTTCTCGGGAAGCCGAGTATTTCCTACGGCTGTTAGAGTCGATGAATGATTGCAAGGCATTCCGGCTTTGGCCAAAGACAAAAGAGGTTAGCTTTTGGATTCGCCTGATGAGTGATCACAGTGATTTTATCCGGCAAATGCTTGATCCCTCAGAAGTCATTTTGATTGAAACGACAGAGGGATTTACCAGTGAGTTTGATGGGCTGTTTCGCCAATCGGTGGACTTTTCCTCAATGCTGCGTGGGGCTACTGGCGGCGTTCCAGCCTTCGGGCGTTTCCTGCAGGATTCACGCGTTGCCGGTATGCGATTACGCGATTTTAAACGCGCTCTTCATTGCATGCTGGAGGAGAAAAAGGTGCTTGGACTGATGAGTCCGCTGTTCGCTGACCATGTGCGTCGTGAAGCAGATCACTTCCTCATGATTGCGGCTATGTTAGAAAACGATATGCAGACCTCCGGCTACACTGGCGCGAATAGCGTGATCATGCCAATGGCGGAGGAAGACATCGAAGAAGCGATGGTAGATATGGAAGTGGGAGAACCCGCAACCGAAGCGACGGTTATCATGCCAAATACAAGCACCGTAATAGCAAACAATCTTGCTGCTGAGGCGAAGCTGGCAGCGCTGAAACAAAAAGCCATGCAGACAGACTGCGAAGCTCCTCAATACCAGCAAAATATCGGTTTTGACAGCGAAGTGTTAGAGGAGATCGATGATGATGAGCCGATCATGGCCCCGGTTGTGCCCCCGGTAAACACGCCAAATTCGCCGTCAAAGAATAAATACACCTGGAGCACAGCTTGGCCACGCCCGTTAGGCGAGGAGAAGTAG
- the trmB gene encoding tRNA (guanosine(46)-N7)-methyltransferase TrmB: MRLRKKPWISEALLEYSDIVVTDGAVNLGQWLSRYGGKELHIEIGTGRGRFISGMAEQHPDKLFIGIEASQDVLYDAARKVRRKGLKNVQLLVFNAITIETLFALGEVDQLYLNFSDPWHKRRHAKRRLTHEGFLAKYQQILKPGGRLCFKTDNEKLFEFSLNQFAAFGLGLSNITFDLHNSDFEGNIMTEYEARFSAKGSKIFRCEARFGR; encoded by the coding sequence GTGCGTCTGCGGAAAAAGCCTTGGATATCCGAGGCCTTACTCGAGTACAGTGATATTGTGGTTACTGACGGAGCGGTGAACCTTGGCCAATGGCTGAGCCGTTACGGCGGTAAAGAACTTCATATTGAAATTGGAACAGGCCGAGGGCGATTTATCAGCGGCATGGCTGAGCAGCATCCAGATAAATTATTTATTGGTATTGAAGCGTCCCAGGATGTGTTGTACGATGCAGCAAGAAAGGTTCGTAGAAAGGGCCTGAAAAACGTTCAGCTACTGGTGTTCAACGCTATTACTATTGAAACATTGTTTGCGCTGGGCGAAGTGGACCAATTATATCTAAACTTCAGCGATCCTTGGCACAAACGGCGCCATGCGAAACGCCGCTTAACCCATGAAGGCTTTTTGGCCAAGTATCAACAAATCCTTAAGCCCGGGGGACGACTGTGTTTCAAGACAGATAACGAAAAGCTATTCGAGTTTTCACTAAATCAATTTGCCGCCTTCGGGCTGGGCTTGTCAAATATTACGTTTGATCTACACAACAGTGACTTCGAAGGCAACATCATGACTGAATACGAAGCGCGGTTTAGTGCAAAAGGGAGCAAGATCTTCCGCTGCGAAGCCCGCTTCGGGCGTTGA